The sequence CGATCAATAATGCCCCACACCTTCGTCAACAGGAAGTCGGAAGATGGTCGATTCAGTATTAAAATTAAATGACAGAAGATACTATGTTACCCAGCCTATTTATAATTGCCAGTACAAAATGTTCGCCATGGAATTGCTTGCCCGGGATAAGGATGGATGGCTGAGTACCGAAAAACGCATTCAGGCCATGAGCTCGTCGGAAAAGCAAATCTTATTGATTGAACAACTGGAATGTATTTCAGAAAAACGGTCATACTTCATTGATAACGATATTCTGGTAACCGTAAATATCGATTTCGTCACGGCGACTTTTCTACTACGGGATCGCTACCTGAGTGATTTACTGGATAAATCCCCCTTTATCCATCTGAAAATAGATGAATTATTTCCAAATCTTAACGATGGGAAGCACAATCCGCTGCTGGCGAAATTGCACGAACGTTATCCGCTCTGGCTGAATGATTTGGGCAAAGGCAACGCCAGCCTCTTTGCCGTTACCCAGTATGTTTTCAGCTATATCAAATTGGATAAAAATTTCTATTTAGAGATAATGAAAAGCAGCAAAGATCATATTTTCCCGGTGCTGGTGAAAAATATAAAAAAATTCTGCCGCGGCGTCATTATTGACGGCGTACAAGACTATGCAGAATATGAGTATTTGAAACGCTGCGGAATAGAGGGGATGCAAGGAAACATTTACCCGACATACCTGCTTGATAACTTACCGGAATTGCCAACACAAGCCAACATGTGACCGCCATGGCGCACATGATGTGAAAATCGTTTCTTTCTACGGTCTGCCGTTCGCTATCCGCTGCTGTTCAATCAGAACATACCCGTCATACTGCAATCTGCAGGAGACTTAAGCGTTTTTCCTCCATAATCAATTAATCCGCATAACGCCTCTCGCGGGTAAAACGGCTGACGGAACGCCTCTTCATCAAACAGGATCGAGCCTAGTGAATAATATTAAAT comes from Brenneria nigrifluens DSM 30175 = ATCC 13028 and encodes:
- a CDS encoding EAL domain-containing protein, producing MVDSVLKLNDRRYYVTQPIYNCQYKMFAMELLARDKDGWLSTEKRIQAMSSSEKQILLIEQLECISEKRSYFIDNDILVTVNIDFVTATFLLRDRYLSDLLDKSPFIHLKIDELFPNLNDGKHNPLLAKLHERYPLWLNDLGKGNASLFAVTQYVFSYIKLDKNFYLEIMKSSKDHIFPVLVKNIKKFCRGVIIDGVQDYAEYEYLKRCGIEGMQGNIYPTYLLDNLPELPTQANM